A section of the Jaculus jaculus isolate mJacJac1 chromosome 6, mJacJac1.mat.Y.cur, whole genome shotgun sequence genome encodes:
- the LOC101616119 gene encoding olfactory receptor 2W3 — protein sequence MDTANDSAHSPFILLGFSDRPGLEKVLFVIILTAYILTLVGNTTIILVSRLDPHLRTPMYFFLTHLSLLDLSFTSSSIPQLLYNLGGQDKTISYAGCAVQLFLFLGLGGVECLLLAVMAYDRFVAICRPLHYMVIMHPRLCVGLVSLAWGCGVANSLAMSPVTLSLPRCGHRKVDHFLCEMPALIRMACVNTAAVEGTIFVLAVGIVLSPLMFILVSYGYIVRAVLKIRSASGRQKAFNTCGSHLTVVSLFYGNIIYMYMQPGNSSSQDQGKFLTLFYNIVTPLLNPLIYTLRNKEVKGALRRLLRGGREVGKE from the coding sequence ATGGACACAGCCAACGACAGTGCCCACAGCCCTTTCATCCTCCTGGGTTTTTCTGACCGCCCAGGTCTGGAGAAGGTCCTCTTCGTGATCATCCTGACAGCCTACATCCTGACCCTTGTGGGAAACACCACCATCATCCTGGTGTCCCGGCTGGACCCGCACCTCCGCacccccatgtacttcttcctcacACACCTGTCTCTCCTGGACCTAAGCTTCACCAGCAGCTCTATCCCACAGCTGCTCTACAACCTGGGCGGCCAGGACAAGACCATCAGCTACGCGGGCTGTGCGGTGCAGCTCTTcctgtttctgggcctgggcgGTGTGGAGTGTTTGCTGCTGGCCGTCATGGCCTATGACCGATTCGTGGCCATCTGCAGGCCCCTGCACTACATGGTGATCATGCATCCACGGCTCTGTGTGGGGTTAGTGTCTCTTGCTTGGGGCTGTGGGGTGGCCAACTCCTTGGCCATGTCTCCAGTGACCCTAAGCTTACCCCGCTGTGGACACCGCAAGGTGGACCACTTCCTCTGTGAGATGCCGGCCCTGATCAGGATGGCCTGTGTCAACACTGCTGCTGTGGAAGGCACCATCTTCGTCCTAGCAGTGGGCATAGTGTTATCCCCACTGATGTTCATCTTGGTCTCCTATGGCTACATTGTGAGGGCTGTCTTGAAAATCCGATCAGCCTCTGGAAGACAAAAGGCCTTCAACACCTGTGGCTCACACCTCACAGTGGTCTCACTGTTCTACGGAAACATCATCTACATGTACATGCAGCCTGGCAACAGCTCCTCCCAGGACCAGGGCAAGTTCCTCACCCTCTTCTACAACATCGTCACCCCACTCCTCAACCCTCTGATCTACACCCTCAGAAATAAGGAGGTGAAGGGAGCACTGAGGAGGTTGCTGAGGGGTGGCAGAGAAGTTGGGAAAGAGTAG